In Paenibacillus sp. BIC5C1, a genomic segment contains:
- a CDS encoding S1 domain-containing RNA-binding protein, whose protein sequence is MAIEVGTKLEGKVTGITHFGAFVDLSGGVTGLVHISEIADNYVKDVNDHLKLNDLVTVKVINVDKDGKIGLSIKQAVDKPVEQQTQSRPPRAPRPERSGGDRERFSGGGPSGGQGRGGGGGGFNRDRGGRSFKPAAGKPSFEDKMSRFLKDSEERISSLKKNTEGKRGGRGAKRV, encoded by the coding sequence ATGGCAATTGAAGTGGGCACCAAGTTAGAGGGCAAGGTGACAGGCATCACGCATTTTGGAGCATTTGTGGATCTGTCAGGAGGTGTCACGGGTCTCGTTCACATCTCGGAAATCGCCGACAATTATGTCAAAGATGTCAACGACCACCTGAAGCTTAATGACCTCGTTACCGTTAAGGTCATCAACGTTGACAAGGATGGCAAGATTGGGCTTTCCATTAAGCAAGCTGTTGACAAACCGGTTGAGCAACAAACACAGTCCAGACCCCCAAGAGCTCCTAGACCGGAACGCAGTGGAGGAGATCGCGAACGATTCAGCGGTGGAGGCCCAAGTGGTGGCCAAGGCCGTGGCGGCGGTGGTGGTGGTTTTAACCGTGACCGCGGTGGCCGTTCTTTCAAGCCCGCAGCAGGCAAACCTTCATTTGAGGATAAAATGTCACGCTTCCTGAAAGATAGCGAAGAACGGATCTCTTCGCTGAAGAAGAACACAGAAGGCAAACGTGGTGGCCGTGGAGCCAAACGCGTGTAA
- the spoIIE gene encoding stage II sporulation protein E translates to MMEKWNVIQFPGMKAGKGGTEAREELSVRLKQWISSRKAVQIVAARKWVLLLTFMGFLLGKAMILNELSPFAIAYFAVIAFMRRDYIIPVGAALLAGSLFTPFPVPLIVASELAIFYLLFRGLESYDRAELSYAPTMVFTTTFMVKLFAVVIGPSFSWYAMLMLTMDSVLSFVLTLVFIQAIPIFTYRKKKFNLKNEEILCLIILLASVMTGAVGWTIQSLSVEHMLSRYLILIFALVGGAPLGASVGVITGLILSLADMSAVYQMSLLAFAGMLAGMLREGKRAAVALGMLLGSSILSIYLGGPGDVMNSLWETCAAIVLFMLTPKSMLTAISKYVPGTQDHTKSQHEYAKRIRDVTAERVTRFSQVFRQLSRSFDQMSGAGEPVQNEGGMEHFMNAVAEGTCSGCFKKAQCWESKFIQTYKYMTDVMSSIEANPEMSGKQIPVEWNRVCAKPEEVLEVMRAQYGLHQHNMQWKRQIIDSRQLVAEQLSGVSQVMEDLAKEIQRESEEMVQQEEQIRDALESLGLSIHSIEIINLEAGNVEIEIVHAYTRGFDECRKMIAPLISDVLDEHIAVLNETMLDPRQGLATVTFGSAKTFEITTGVAAAAKGGDVMSGDSFSTVELGNGTFAVALSDGMGNGERARMESSAALNILEQLLQSGMDEKLAIKSVNSVLMLRSPEEMYATVDMALIDEYTAETTFMKIGSTPSFIKRGQEVIQVSASNLPIGIIKDIEVDLVTVQLQPGDVLIMMTDGIYDAPGYAVNKELWMKRLIQEIDSDDPQEVADCLLESVIRYQQNEIYDDMTVIVGKIEHYRPEWATLRVPGISRMERPRTVS, encoded by the coding sequence ATGATGGAAAAGTGGAATGTCATTCAATTTCCGGGAATGAAAGCTGGTAAAGGAGGTACAGAAGCTCGGGAGGAGCTGTCAGTACGTCTCAAACAGTGGATTAGCTCCCGCAAGGCCGTCCAGATCGTTGCTGCACGGAAATGGGTGCTGCTTCTTACCTTTATGGGATTTTTGCTGGGCAAGGCCATGATTCTGAATGAATTATCGCCCTTTGCGATTGCTTATTTTGCGGTTATCGCCTTCATGCGCAGGGATTACATTATTCCGGTAGGGGCTGCGTTGCTGGCAGGAAGTCTCTTCACTCCGTTTCCGGTACCTCTGATTGTTGCTTCGGAGCTAGCCATCTTCTATCTGTTGTTCAGAGGCCTGGAGTCTTATGACCGCGCTGAATTATCTTATGCGCCAACGATGGTGTTTACGACTACTTTTATGGTCAAGTTATTCGCCGTCGTCATTGGGCCGTCTTTCAGCTGGTACGCCATGCTCATGCTCACGATGGATTCCGTACTCAGCTTTGTGCTTACCCTGGTTTTCATACAGGCTATACCGATCTTCACGTATCGCAAAAAAAAATTCAACCTAAAGAACGAGGAGATCCTCTGTCTGATCATTTTGCTGGCTTCCGTGATGACCGGGGCGGTGGGCTGGACAATTCAATCCCTGTCTGTGGAGCATATGCTCTCCCGATATCTCATTCTGATCTTCGCGCTGGTGGGCGGAGCCCCCCTTGGAGCCTCGGTTGGGGTCATTACTGGTCTCATTCTGAGTCTGGCCGATATGTCTGCGGTATATCAGATGAGTCTGCTTGCTTTTGCTGGCATGCTGGCGGGTATGCTCAGGGAAGGAAAACGTGCGGCGGTTGCTCTGGGCATGCTGCTCGGTTCCTCCATTCTATCCATATATCTGGGTGGTCCCGGAGATGTCATGAATTCTTTATGGGAGACATGTGCAGCCATTGTTCTGTTTATGTTAACGCCAAAAAGTATGCTCACGGCAATATCCAAATATGTTCCTGGCACGCAGGATCATACGAAGTCGCAGCATGAATATGCGAAGAGAATACGGGATGTCACCGCAGAACGGGTTACCCGCTTCTCGCAAGTATTCCGTCAATTGTCACGCAGCTTCGATCAGATGTCCGGCGCGGGGGAGCCGGTACAGAACGAAGGCGGGATGGAGCATTTCATGAATGCTGTAGCCGAAGGCACATGCTCAGGATGCTTTAAGAAGGCGCAATGCTGGGAGTCGAAGTTTATTCAAACCTATAAATATATGACCGATGTGATGAGTTCCATTGAAGCCAACCCGGAGATGTCAGGCAAGCAGATTCCGGTGGAATGGAACAGGGTATGTGCGAAACCGGAGGAGGTACTTGAAGTGATGCGCGCCCAGTACGGTCTGCATCAACATAACATGCAATGGAAACGTCAGATTATAGATAGTCGACAGCTGGTTGCAGAGCAATTATCAGGGGTATCCCAGGTAATGGAGGACCTGGCGAAAGAAATTCAACGGGAAAGTGAGGAAATGGTACAACAGGAGGAGCAAATTCGAGATGCGCTTGAATCGTTAGGTCTGTCCATACATTCTATTGAAATCATTAATCTGGAAGCGGGGAATGTGGAAATTGAGATTGTTCATGCCTATACACGCGGATTTGACGAGTGCCGGAAAATGATCGCTCCGCTAATCTCGGATGTACTGGATGAGCATATCGCCGTCTTGAACGAGACGATGCTCGACCCTCGCCAAGGACTGGCGACAGTTACCTTTGGCTCTGCCAAAACGTTTGAGATAACAACGGGTGTTGCTGCTGCCGCCAAAGGGGGAGATGTGATGTCCGGGGACAGTTTCAGTACGGTTGAACTGGGCAATGGTACATTTGCAGTTGCGCTTAGTGATGGCATGGGTAATGGGGAACGGGCACGCATGGAGAGCAGTGCTGCGCTAAATATACTAGAGCAGTTGTTACAGTCGGGCATGGATGAAAAGCTGGCGATCAAATCGGTGAATTCCGTTCTGATGTTGCGTTCTCCTGAAGAAATGTATGCAACGGTGGATATGGCTCTGATCGATGAATATACGGCAGAGACCACATTTATGAAAATCGGATCGACTCCAAGTTTCATTAAGCGAGGGCAGGAGGTTATTCAGGTTTCGGCAAGCAATCTGCCGATTGGAATTATCAAAGATATTGAGGTGGATCTGGTAACCGTACAGCTTCAGCCAGGGGATGTTTTAATTATGATGACTGATGGCATCTATGATGCGCCAGGGTATGCCGTCAATAAAGAACTTTGGATGAAGCGGCTCATACAGGAAATTGATAGTGATGATCCTCAGGAAGTAGCAGATTGTCTGCTTGAAAGTGTTATTCGTTACCAGCAAAATGAGATCTATGATGACATGACTGTAATTGTAGGCAAAATAGAACATTATCGCCCGGAGTGGGCGACATTGAGAGTCCCCGGAATAAGCCGGATGGAGCGTCCGCGCACCGTTAGTTAA
- a CDS encoding VWA domain-containing protein, with protein sequence MKQILLITDGCSNVGASPVLAAAEAREEGITVNVVGVIDYGTIGELGSREIEDIAKAGGGISQIVGTRQLAHTMQMMTRKTVVQTIQQAVNRELTQILGEQEPKTVTDLEPAKRAQVVEVMEDMAETTPLQVVLLIDVSASMKPKLAAVEEGIRDLMLSLQARMGQSHLSVFHFPGRHSGEEAVMDIDWTVDPSRVRSLFGRLQMKGATPTGPAIQRVIDFYRYGTLEGQQEIEGNYRIEREGMLGDNVV encoded by the coding sequence ATGAAACAAATCTTATTGATCACCGACGGTTGTTCCAATGTAGGTGCCAGCCCGGTGCTGGCTGCGGCGGAAGCGCGAGAAGAGGGAATTACGGTCAACGTGGTCGGTGTTATTGATTATGGAACCATTGGTGAGTTGGGCAGTCGGGAAATCGAGGATATTGCCAAAGCCGGAGGTGGAATCAGTCAGATCGTAGGCACCAGACAGCTTGCCCACACGATGCAGATGATGACCAGAAAAACAGTGGTTCAGACCATTCAACAGGCGGTTAATAGAGAGTTAACACAAATTCTGGGTGAGCAAGAGCCGAAAACGGTAACAGACCTTGAACCGGCTAAACGTGCACAGGTGGTTGAAGTGATGGAGGATATGGCGGAGACAACACCGCTTCAAGTCGTTCTTCTCATTGATGTAAGTGCCAGTATGAAGCCGAAACTCGCAGCTGTGGAGGAAGGGATTCGGGATTTAATGCTTAGCTTGCAGGCTCGTATGGGTCAGAGCCATCTTTCCGTCTTTCATTTTCCTGGACGACATAGCGGAGAAGAAGCTGTCATGGACATCGACTGGACAGTTGACCCGAGCCGTGTTCGTTCGCTATTTGGACGTTTGCAAATGAAGGGAGCGACGCCGACAGGTCCTGCGATTCAAAGGGTGATTGATTTTTACCGTTATGGTACACTGGAGGGACAGCAGGAAATAGAAGGGAACTATCGCATTGAAAGAGAAGGGATGCTCGGTGACAACGTTGTCTGA
- a CDS encoding serine/threonine protein kinase, with amino-acid sequence MTTLSDASFPPGTVITGKWNRSRYTIRKLLGKGANGIVFLVQRGENGKHYALKMGFDPVDLQSEINVLKSFQLQRNHEALRQSGIPSYLKDVDDYAIRGRDIPFYVMRYVRGESLHHFIRRQGTDWTLLVGLRLLQKLAQLHQAGWVFGDLKPQNVLVSDYGQVELIDYGGVTSIGRSVKQFTEWYDRGFWNAGSRTADGTYDVFAFALLLIHVIEADALKALAAEGLPQLRSVNQLTALVERSERLRPFRNWTIQALRGQFQDAGHAAKVWKEMMARPSPLRRRSKSTTPRWLKNAFAVSVILLIGVLIYALRF; translated from the coding sequence GTGACAACGTTGTCTGACGCCTCTTTCCCGCCAGGAACAGTCATCACAGGGAAATGGAATCGCAGCCGTTATACGATTCGGAAGCTGCTGGGCAAAGGAGCCAATGGCATCGTTTTTCTTGTCCAGCGGGGTGAGAATGGCAAACATTATGCGCTTAAAATGGGATTTGACCCTGTAGATCTGCAATCGGAAATTAATGTGCTCAAATCTTTTCAATTACAGCGTAATCATGAGGCCCTTCGGCAGAGTGGCATTCCTTCTTATTTGAAAGATGTGGATGACTACGCCATTCGTGGTCGTGATATTCCCTTTTATGTGATGCGTTACGTTCGGGGGGAGTCTCTGCACCACTTCATTAGGCGCCAGGGAACGGACTGGACACTCCTGGTTGGACTCAGACTATTGCAGAAGCTGGCTCAATTGCATCAGGCTGGATGGGTGTTTGGTGACCTCAAACCTCAAAATGTACTGGTTTCGGATTATGGGCAGGTAGAACTTATCGACTATGGCGGAGTGACTTCTATCGGCCGGAGTGTCAAGCAGTTCACTGAATGGTATGATCGCGGATTCTGGAATGCGGGCAGCCGAACAGCAGATGGAACATATGATGTGTTTGCTTTTGCCCTATTATTGATTCATGTAATTGAAGCTGATGCACTCAAAGCGCTGGCTGCAGAGGGATTACCTCAACTGCGGAGTGTAAACCAGCTCACAGCTCTCGTGGAGCGTAGCGAACGTCTCCGTCCTTTTCGAAACTGGACTATTCAGGCATTACGAGGTCAATTTCAGGATGCCGGACACGCAGCTAAGGTTTGGAAAGAGATGATGGCGCGCCCTTCTCCTCTTCGTCGCCGTTCCAAAAGTACAACACCGCGATGGCTCAAAAATGCATTTGCCGTATCCGTTATATTACTTATTGGGGTACTCATCTATGCACTGCGATTCTGA
- the tilS gene encoding tRNA lysidine(34) synthetase TilS yields the protein MEALRWNKLVNNVLDAAEEHQLWVPGDRIVVAVSGGPDSVAFLHIMHEISTRHVPLELICAHVHHGFRIESDHEAEMMRALAHQLGIAFEWVKADVPSYMKLTGQGSQEAARNKRYEFLHEVAAKHNAASIALAHHADDQAETVMLHLLRGSGLSGLAGMKFKRREKNVELIRPCLRINKTDLVEACNTQGFLYFNDESNSLRKYRRNAIRLDVLPFLGQYNGQLTPSLNRLAEIVGDEDDFMEQGAYDAYRCLVQANGGRQTFEVPSFLKLHVALQRRLIKLILNYLPLDSDFVDFTRIETIRRKVIQPDATTWSLDIGQTLACTREYDLISFGIRTDVQDQSYEYRLAQWSGTYELSLAEIDRNVRIVPMSPEDYHVPESADHAAFDADQLLMPLVVRSRLPGDTMKVMGLNGSKKVKNIFIDEKIPPSVRSRVPVVCDGAGNIIWLPGVRRSSVAPVREDTSAILYMTVGDSAIQG from the coding sequence ATGGAGGCTTTACGCTGGAACAAGCTGGTGAATAACGTGCTGGATGCAGCGGAAGAGCATCAGTTATGGGTTCCCGGGGATCGGATTGTCGTCGCAGTATCGGGCGGACCGGACTCGGTGGCTTTTTTGCATATCATGCATGAGATCAGTACTAGGCATGTTCCGCTGGAATTGATTTGCGCCCATGTACATCATGGCTTTCGGATTGAATCTGATCATGAAGCCGAGATGATGAGGGCACTTGCTCATCAACTGGGCATTGCATTCGAATGGGTGAAGGCCGATGTACCTTCTTATATGAAGCTTACCGGTCAAGGCTCTCAGGAAGCTGCACGCAACAAACGATATGAGTTTTTGCATGAAGTGGCTGCCAAACACAATGCGGCGAGCATTGCACTGGCCCATCATGCCGACGATCAAGCAGAGACGGTTATGCTCCATTTGCTGCGTGGGAGTGGTCTTTCCGGACTCGCAGGAATGAAGTTTAAAAGGCGAGAAAAAAATGTGGAACTTATTCGTCCATGCCTTCGTATAAACAAGACAGACCTTGTAGAAGCTTGTAATACCCAGGGTTTTCTGTATTTTAATGATGAAAGCAATTCCCTGCGTAAATATCGGCGTAATGCCATTCGCTTGGATGTGCTTCCTTTTTTGGGGCAATATAATGGACAGTTAACGCCGTCTTTGAATCGACTTGCCGAAATTGTAGGTGATGAAGACGATTTCATGGAACAAGGTGCATATGACGCATACAGGTGTCTAGTGCAGGCGAACGGCGGAAGGCAAACCTTTGAGGTGCCTTCCTTTTTGAAGTTACATGTCGCTTTACAACGAAGGTTGATTAAACTAATATTGAATTATCTGCCTTTGGACAGTGATTTTGTCGACTTTACCCGTATTGAGACCATTCGCCGCAAGGTTATTCAACCTGACGCGACGACCTGGAGCCTGGATATAGGACAGACACTCGCCTGCACCCGGGAGTATGATCTGATCTCTTTCGGCATACGGACTGACGTACAGGATCAATCTTACGAATATCGTCTTGCTCAATGGAGCGGAACTTATGAGCTTTCTCTCGCGGAAATCGACCGGAATGTTCGGATCGTTCCGATGAGTCCCGAGGATTATCATGTACCGGAATCGGCGGACCATGCCGCATTTGATGCGGATCAACTGCTTATGCCGCTGGTTGTGCGTTCACGGTTACCTGGAGATACCATGAAAGTGATGGGATTAAACGGAAGCAAAAAGGTGAAAAATATTTTCATCGATGAGAAAATTCCCCCTTCTGTCCGTTCACGGGTTCCCGTGGTATGTGATGGAGCAGGCAATATCATCTGGTTACCGGGTGTTCGCCGGTCTAGTGTAGCTCCTGTCAGGGAGGATACTTCCGCAATCCTGTACATGACTGTAGGCGATTCAGCGATTCAGGGGTAG
- the hpt gene encoding hypoxanthine phosphoribosyltransferase, whose amino-acid sequence MQNDIQEVLISEEEIQSKIKELGATISAEYANRNPLVICVLKGAFIFMADLVKNITVPVEMDFMAVSSYGASTKSSGVVKIIKDLDESVEGREVLIVEDIIDSGLTLSYLIELLQNRGAESVRVVTLFDKPSGRKVELEAHYTGFDIPDAFIVGYGLDYAEKYRNLPYIGILKPEVYSN is encoded by the coding sequence TTGCAGAACGACATTCAGGAAGTATTGATCAGTGAAGAAGAGATTCAGAGTAAAATCAAGGAATTAGGCGCAACAATAAGTGCCGAATATGCAAATCGCAATCCTTTGGTCATTTGTGTGCTCAAGGGTGCGTTTATATTTATGGCTGATTTGGTTAAGAACATTACGGTACCTGTTGAGATGGATTTCATGGCAGTATCGAGTTATGGTGCTTCCACCAAATCATCTGGCGTTGTCAAAATCATTAAGGATCTGGATGAATCCGTTGAGGGACGCGAGGTTCTGATTGTAGAGGACATTATTGATAGTGGACTCACGCTCAGTTATCTGATCGAACTCTTGCAGAACCGCGGTGCTGAATCGGTCCGCGTAGTTACGCTATTTGACAAGCCTTCAGGTCGCAAAGTCGAACTTGAAGCTCATTACACCGGATTTGACATTCCAGACGCATTCATCGTTGGCTATGGCCTGGATTATGCCGAGAAGTACCGGAACCTCCCTTACATCGGGATTCTGAAACCGGAAGTTTACAGCAACTAA
- the ftsH gene encoding ATP-dependent zinc metalloprotease FtsH has protein sequence MNRFIRNSAFYLILFLVVVGIVQFVSNGGEATDNPRYDQLRAAIKANNVSELTVQFNGQTYLVTGQYRETPDGAKSENFSTYIPPTDEAISELVTASETNKFQYHQEPMKGDSIWLTLLTSFIPLIIMFLLFFFLFNQAQGGGGKVMNFGKSRARLYNEEKKRVTFEDVAGADEEKQELVEVVDFLKDPRKFAAVGARIPKGVLLVGPPGTGKTLLARAVAGEAGVPFFSISGSDFVEMFVGVGASRVRDLFENAKKNAPCIIFIDEIDAVGRQRGAGLGGGHDEREQTLNQLLVEMDGFGANEGIIIVAATNRADILDPALLRPGRFDRQITVDRPDVRGREAVLKVHSRNKPLTKDVKLDIIAKRTTGFSGADLENLLNEAALLAARRNRRDISMKEVDEAIDRVIVGTEKKSRVISDREKRIVAYHEAGHTIVGYFLEHADMVHKVTIIPRGRAGGYVIMLPKEDRMLVTKQELLDKITGLLGGRVSEELFIGEIGTGAYSDFQQATGIVRSMVMEYGMSEKLGPMQFGSSQGQVFLGRDIGHEQNYSDSIAYEIDQEMQRFINECYEKCKDLLVKHSKEVHLIAQTLLEVETLEMDQIKQLIETGSLTPKDENSNDGEGTPSEGGEAIIDNIGDVRVRIQGKDETPEPPAGDIPNEAPNLDKGNSNDPDDGGTKPTS, from the coding sequence ATGAATCGGTTCATCCGGAATTCTGCTTTTTATTTGATTCTTTTTTTAGTTGTGGTGGGGATAGTCCAGTTCGTCAGCAATGGCGGCGAAGCCACCGATAATCCTAGATATGATCAGTTGCGCGCTGCGATCAAGGCCAACAACGTCTCTGAATTGACGGTTCAATTCAACGGTCAGACGTACCTCGTGACCGGTCAATACAGGGAGACGCCTGACGGAGCCAAATCAGAAAATTTCTCAACGTATATTCCTCCTACGGATGAGGCAATTAGTGAGCTTGTAACTGCAAGCGAAACGAACAAATTCCAATATCATCAGGAACCTATGAAAGGTGACAGCATCTGGTTGACGTTGCTGACTTCCTTCATTCCTTTGATCATTATGTTCCTGCTGTTCTTCTTCCTGTTTAATCAGGCACAAGGCGGCGGCGGTAAAGTAATGAACTTTGGTAAAAGCCGTGCTCGTCTCTATAACGAAGAGAAAAAACGGGTTACATTTGAAGATGTTGCGGGTGCTGACGAAGAGAAGCAGGAGCTTGTTGAAGTCGTGGACTTCCTCAAGGACCCTCGTAAATTCGCAGCAGTAGGTGCACGAATTCCGAAAGGCGTATTGCTTGTAGGTCCTCCGGGTACAGGTAAAACCTTGCTCGCTCGTGCTGTTGCTGGTGAAGCGGGTGTACCATTCTTCAGTATTTCCGGTTCTGACTTCGTTGAAATGTTTGTCGGTGTCGGTGCATCTCGTGTACGTGACTTGTTTGAAAATGCGAAGAAAAACGCCCCATGTATCATCTTTATCGATGAGATCGATGCTGTAGGACGTCAGCGTGGTGCTGGCCTTGGTGGTGGTCACGATGAACGTGAACAAACACTCAACCAGTTGCTCGTTGAAATGGACGGATTCGGAGCCAATGAAGGTATTATCATTGTTGCTGCAACGAACCGTGCTGATATTTTGGACCCTGCCTTGCTGCGTCCAGGACGTTTTGACCGTCAAATTACGGTTGACCGCCCTGACGTGAGAGGTCGTGAAGCAGTTCTGAAAGTACACTCACGCAACAAACCACTCACCAAAGATGTGAAGCTGGACATTATTGCGAAGCGTACTACCGGATTCTCCGGTGCAGATTTGGAAAATCTCTTGAATGAAGCGGCATTGCTTGCGGCACGTCGTAATCGCAGAGATATTTCTATGAAAGAAGTTGACGAGGCGATTGACCGTGTCATCGTTGGTACGGAGAAGAAAAGCCGTGTTATCAGTGACCGTGAAAAACGTATTGTCGCTTATCACGAAGCAGGTCATACCATTGTAGGTTACTTCCTGGAACATGCCGATATGGTACATAAAGTTACCATTATTCCGCGCGGACGTGCGGGTGGATATGTAATCATGTTACCAAAAGAAGATCGTATGCTTGTTACCAAGCAAGAATTGCTGGACAAAATTACAGGACTCCTTGGAGGCCGTGTATCCGAAGAACTGTTTATCGGTGAAATCGGTACGGGCGCATATAGTGACTTCCAACAAGCAACGGGTATCGTCCGTAGCATGGTTATGGAGTACGGTATGAGTGAGAAGCTGGGACCTATGCAGTTTGGTAGTTCACAGGGACAGGTATTCCTGGGTCGTGATATCGGTCACGAACAGAATTACTCGGATTCCATTGCATACGAGATTGATCAGGAAATGCAACGCTTTATTAACGAATGCTATGAGAAGTGTAAAGACTTGCTCGTTAAGCATTCCAAAGAAGTGCATCTGATCGCTCAAACGTTGTTGGAAGTGGAGACTTTGGAAATGGATCAGATCAAGCAATTGATCGAGACCGGTTCTCTGACTCCAAAAGATGAAAACAGCAACGATGGCGAAGGTACGCCTAGCGAAGGCGGAGAGGCAATCATCGACAACATCGGTGATGTACGCGTCCGTATCCAAGGCAAAGATGAAACGCCTGAGCCACCAGCCGGAGATATTCCTAACGAAGCTCCGAACCTGGACAAAGGAAACAGCAATGACCCAGATGATGGTGGAACGAAGCCAACGTCTTAA
- the nadA gene encoding quinolinate synthase NadA — protein MEALALERKAEMNRELRERLMELKKERNAIILAHYYQRDEVQEVADFRGDSFLLAQKAAQTDADVIVFCGVHFMGESAKILAPNKTVIIPDERAGCPMADMVNVEGLRKLKAQHPNAKVVTYINSSAEIKAETDICCTSANAVRVIQSVDSDEIIWVPDKNLGHYVQQHTDKKMIIWEGYCNTHDMLTVKDVVEMRAKHPNAEFVVHPECRPEVVEMGDFVGSTTAILEYCKNSSAKEFIVGTEDGTGYQLRLDSPDKQFHFATKFLVCPNMKVNNLKKLVKCLETMKPQIYVPSAVADKARESLERMLLVK, from the coding sequence GTGGAAGCTCTGGCTTTAGAGCGCAAGGCTGAGATGAACCGGGAGCTGCGCGAGCGGCTGATGGAGTTGAAGAAGGAACGTAATGCTATTATTCTTGCCCATTATTATCAACGTGACGAGGTACAAGAGGTCGCTGATTTCCGGGGAGATTCGTTTTTGCTGGCTCAGAAGGCGGCACAAACCGATGCGGATGTTATCGTTTTCTGCGGGGTTCATTTTATGGGTGAAAGCGCTAAAATTCTTGCCCCTAACAAAACGGTTATCATCCCTGACGAACGTGCAGGCTGCCCAATGGCAGACATGGTGAACGTTGAAGGCTTACGTAAGTTGAAAGCACAGCACCCGAATGCCAAAGTTGTAACGTACATCAATTCCTCAGCTGAGATCAAGGCAGAGACCGACATCTGTTGTACATCGGCCAATGCTGTCAGAGTCATTCAATCTGTTGATTCCGATGAAATCATCTGGGTACCGGATAAAAATCTGGGACATTATGTGCAACAACATACAGACAAGAAAATGATTATCTGGGAAGGTTACTGCAATACCCATGATATGCTGACGGTCAAAGACGTGGTTGAGATGAGAGCGAAGCATCCAAATGCAGAGTTTGTTGTTCACCCGGAATGTCGTCCTGAGGTCGTAGAGATGGGTGATTTCGTAGGTAGCACAACCGCCATTCTGGAATATTGTAAAAATTCATCCGCTAAGGAATTTATCGTAGGCACTGAGGATGGTACAGGATACCAACTGCGTCTCGATAGCCCGGACAAACAATTCCACTTTGCTACGAAGTTCCTTGTATGTCCGAATATGAAGGTCAACAACTTGAAAAAGCTGGTTAAATGTCTGGAAACGATGAAGCCGCAGATTTACGTGCCATCGGCTGTTGCTGACAAAGCCAGAGAATCACTAGAGCGCATGTTACTGGTGAAGTAG